The genomic region ATGTTTGAATGGTTGCAATGATCTTCTTGCATCTGCTTAACAAAACATAGGGAGCCATGATGAATGACTTTGTGATATTTgcttaattcaaaattttttgtaaattcgTATTGCACAAATTTGCTGCCTTATTGACTCAGTTTGTTAATGACAATAGAAATTTTATACTTGAACTTACTAGTAATATTAGTACAGCAGAACTTTGGTTGTGAATTCATACTTTTGACAATTCTTATTTTGTTGTCCTTTTTTAACAGGCTAAACCTAAAGCAAAAGAGTTTTAAGAACAAACCAATTCCAAACTATGACAAATTGATTGAGCTTTATGGAAAAGATAGAGAAACTGGGCAACAAACCAATATTGTGGTGAAATGTTCATGgggtttgtttttctttgtattttggaTTGCATTCTCTTTTGTCTTTCCATGTTTCATTTGAGGGCTACATTGTGTTTTGCAGATAAATTTGGTCTTGTTTACCATAAAAACATCCACAGGAATTGTAAGGGGGCCTTAGGACGTgccatatatataaaactaaaccTCATCACATACCATGGACTCCGTATATTCAAAGGAATCTGCTTGATTAGTGGTActtcataaattgaaatttaccAAAAAGCATATTTAGAGGGaataaaaaccctaaacctaaccaaaaataaataaacatttatGAGGGCAGGGCAGTAGCAAACCAGTAGcacatatataaaaagagcAGTCGCAGTGAATTGTGATCGGCTTCTATTCTCCTTTTCTTCTATCTCTTTCTGTGGCGTCCCTTCTTCCTTAATTAAAAGATGATGATGTCCCAAAGGAAAAAAGCACAACCACATATTCCAATCCCACAGCGGAATAACCATATTCCAGAAGACATCGTATTCGACATTCTGTCAAGGCTACCCGTGAAATCAATCCTACGATTCAGCTGCGTCTGCATGTCCTGGTCTTCCCTCATCCATAGCCGCAGTTTCATCTCCACACACCTTAATATGTCGTTGTGCCGCGTTGACAATGACCACGATCATGGTTATGTCATGCACATGCCCAGGACCTGTGTTGAAACCACTCAGGTCTGTACAGTCTCTTGCGACCGTACCTTTGATAGGATATCCGAGTTTAGAGCTCCCTTCATTCATTATACCGATGTAGTGGGTTCATGCAATGGCCTTTTTGTCTCTATGATTATTGGAAGTTCAACTACAATGTATACTTCTGGAACCCCAGtattagaaaatttaagagTTTGCCCACTGCGTCAATAATCCAGTCAAATACTTTTAGTCTTGGATTTGCATATGATTCACAGAATAATGACTACAAGCTTGTGAAGGTTGAATGGCCTATTGACCCTAGTTGCACATTACTACCTATGCCTCCCCCTGAGTTTGAGGTGTATTCGTTAAGTTCGGATTCAAGGAGAAGAGTTGAATTTGGAATCTCTTGGAGACCCAATATTTGGTACTACAGCATTAATGACAATTCACCATTCCCATTTGTTTGTGGACATTTGCATTTCATGGTAGAAAGCATAAGGGAAACAGGACAAGAGATGCACCCTTGTGAAATGATTTTGTCATTTGATGTCAACAGTGAAAAAATCGGAGAGCTACCAGTGCCTGATGATGATTCATTCAAAGAAGGCGGTAGTTATGGGAAAC from Castanea sativa cultivar Marrone di Chiusa Pesio chromosome 11, ASM4071231v1 harbors:
- the LOC142616419 gene encoding F-box/kelch-repeat protein At3g06240-like; the protein is MQWPFCLYDYWKFNYNVYFWNPSIRKFKSLPTASIIQSNTFSLGFAYDSQNNDYKLVKVEWPIDPSCTLLPMPPPEFEVYSLSSDSRRRVEFGISWRPNIWYYSINDNSPFPFVCGHLHFMVESIRETGQEMHPCEMILSFDVNSEKIGELPVPDDDSFKEGGSYGKHLTLFKGKLALIKDRSFRRCGYGHSVWVMMDYGVCKSWNKLFSVTVEGPNVDGYARFNGFTKYGSLLIQHQLELIYNGKFKMENKFILFDPKTLHHKDISIQYKYPFNLVSLYVATYLESLALHDAENVVSY